AGCGATAGTGTCATCAGTCATCTCTGTCCTTATCTTTTGCCCAGGTAATTTCACTGTTGCAAATTCATCATAAAATAACGTCTTAATCTGTTTGAGCTGTTAGGACAAAATACCATAAAGTAGGTAGtttatcaacaacagaaatttattttctcacagttctggaggctgggaagtccatgatAAGACACACGCGGATTCAGTGTCGGGTGAGGGCCTGCCTGTGATGCACAGACAGTGCCTTCTAGCTGTGTTCTCACGTGGTTGAAGGGGCCGAATCTCGGGGTCGTTTGATACctgcactaatcccattcatgagagctctcCCTTCAAACTCTGTTCACCCCCAAAggcccatctcctaataccatcatcacCTTgagggattaggatttcaacacgaATTTGGGGGGTCACATTCAGATCATAAGTTACATATaacttaaaaagaacaaaaacgtGGAATTCATGgagatgttcattgcagtatgGATTACACTGAAAAACTGTAAACAACCTAGATGCCCAGTCAAAGGGAAACAACCAAGAAAAGTCTGTGTCTTGTTCACTCGCTGGCAGGAAACATAGAGCAGGCACGGAAAGGAAAGGGACCCGAGGAATGCGCTGTACCAACAGGAGGCAGCACCCCTTTGCCGAGAGGCGCACCGACAGAAACCTAAGGCTACCTGGGCCGGAGCCGGGTGAGGCCGCGGAGAACGCACCCGGCTACGCGGCTGCCGAGACGGAGGAGGGCGTTTCGACCACTGCCCGATTATGCGCTTACTCAAGTAGGATTCCGAAAAAATTCAGTCGCGCGTCCCTCCTGAGGTTCCGAGCTAGACAGGCCCGGCCCGGGCTGGTGCGGCTGCGCACTGCAGCCCAGCGGAGCGGGGCCCGGGAGGCGTCGGGCTGGGACCGCGGCGGCCAGAGCTCCTGTCAGCTCTGCTGGGCACACGCAGGCCGGGGCGGGCGGCGCGGCTGTCCCCGCCCCGCACGCTGCTGGGCCCGGCGGCCTCAGAGGCTGGCGGACCCGCGCGGGGCGGGCGCAGCGGAGCGCGCCGGCGGCCCAGGGCCCAGCGGGAGCGCGGCTGCGGCGCGCGGAGCAGGGGGCTACGGGTGGGCGGGCGCCCGCCTTCGCCTGCGTCGCTGCCTGCGCGCGGGCCGCCGCCCCCGGGCGCGTGAGAGCCGGCAGCTCGGCCGACTGGGCCCGGAGCGGCGCGGAGGCCGGGCGCTGACGGTAACGGGCCGGGTGCGCGCGCGGGAGGGCTCCGGCTGCCCCGACAGAGGCCGGGCTCGGGCTCGGGCGGCGGGAGCGCGAGCGGCGCTGCGGCGTCAGAGGGGCCAGGAAGGGGCTGGAGGCTGCCTGAGGCCCGGACCTGGCGCCTGTCTCTGCGGTCCCCGGGGCCGACGAAGTCGGAGCGGGCCGGGAGGGGGTCGGGAGGGAGCCAGGCGGGGGATCAGAGACCCGGCGGCGGGTGCCTGCCCTCTGTGATTCAACTCTTAGCCCAGCTCCACCCACACTGGCCTGGACCCAGTCTCTAAGGGCTGAAAATATTGCCCGGAGGCTCCCGAGCAGAATCAGATCGCGCTAAGTAGGGCACAACGCAGAGGCGACGAAGCTCCTCGGCCCCAGGGCCCGCGGAGCAGACTCTGGAGCGCGGTCCCGCCCACGCTCGGCTCCGCAGTTAGCGTCCTCCCTCCTGCTGAGCAGGCAAGCGGTGGCCCGAGGGCGGTGGCGGCGGGGGGCACGGGTCCTCTGAAGTTGCCTCGCAGCTGAGCACTGGGCCCCGTCTCTCCCTTCCCAGGGAGCCTTCGGCATCACTGCAGGCTTCCTAGGGGTCCCCTAAGTGCTCTGCAAACCGCGGCTGGAAATTTCTCACTGCAGGAAACAGTAGACAAACAGGGAGAACACATAGGGCTTGCTTTATGCTAGAAACACaagcatcttttttctttattagaaagAAACTCATTCTGTGTTTCTGAGAAAGgatttatgccaggcactgtttctgGTGAGTGCCAGTTTGACCTGAAAGGGCACCGAGAAAGGCTTTCCTATCAGTCTCTTTGGGTTCTGGCTAAACTTGTACatcaaacaaaatagagactAGCTTATTCACCTGAAACTAGAAGCACATGGCCGAGGAGCCTGAACAGGCACCTCCTATCTAGGCAGGGAAGCTGTGTAATCAGGAGCTTGTGTGGTGCACTCCAGTCAGAGCTGGGACTCTTATCCTGGGCCCGTTTTTCATAGCACCAGCCAAAGGAGAGCGTCCTCTCCACGCTAGGGGCAGAGCTGCTACCAGGACCAGGTGGGCCAGCCCCAGATGTGCTACTTGTGCTACTTGGAGCCAGGCAAATGGGTGTTCCTTTGGAACAGCCCTCAGGAACTCACTGGGGCATTTGGTGGAAAGACTGCCACGGGCATTTTGCATGCTGGAGCTACAGATGGTGTCCTTCCTGCCAGGTGTGTGTGGAGGCCAGTATGAAGCTGAAAAAGCAGGTGACAGTGTGTGGGGCTGCCATCTTCTGTGTGGCAGTCTTCTCGCTCTACCTCATGCTGGACCGAGTGCAACACGATCCCACCCGACACCAGAATGGTGGGAACTTCCCCCGGGTGAGTCGTGCCTGGTTGCTGATTTCTTTGTATACAAGTCACCTGGGCTCAGGGTATGCGCCTCCCACCCCCCACTGGAGGGTAATGTCAGTACAGGACAGGAGCCTTCCTTCCCAATAGTCAGGTTTTGTAGAAACCCTCAGCTAAAAACAGTGATGgcgaaaagaaggaagaaaaaaatggcaatggCAATGGCAATGAGTATTGTCACTCTGTTctcctgaattcttttcttttctttctttttttttttttttttgagacagagtcttgctctgttgcccagccttgagtgcagtggcgcaatcttggctcactgcaatctccgcctcccaggttcaagcgattcttctgcctcagcctcccgagtagctgggactacaggagcctgccaccacgcccgactaatttttgtatttttagtagagacgaggtttcgccatgttagccaggctggtcttgaactcctgaccttaggtgatccacccacctcagcctcccaaagtgctgggattacaggtgtgggccaccatgcccagcccctcctgAATTCTtggcagacattgctaattgATTGCAGCATTCTTTGCCATTAAGCCCTGTTGAAATCCTCAGCATAGGCAACCCGATTGTTGAGAATAGGGAGGTGAAAGGAAATCTTTGCCATCCCTGAGCTAGAGAGTGATGGTTCTCCCAACCCAAGTGGAGTGTAGTCCTCAGTGGTGATGTGCACAGCTCCCTTTATCTGAACGGTGTCATCTATCCCTGTAGGCTCATGGTTTGGCGTTGACTGATGAGGGAAGAACTGTAGTCAGGCCTCAGCTGGTAGACCCCAAGCAGAGACCCTCCCTGTGGCATAAGGAGCTGCGTGTgattgctttttggtttttggcAGAGCCAAATTTCTGTGCTGCAGAACCGCATTGAGCAGCTGGAGCAGCTTTTGGAGGAGAACCATGAGATTATCAGCCATATCAAGGACTCCGTGCTGGAGCTGACAGCAAACGCAGAGGGCCCGCCCGCCATGCTGCCCTACTACACGGTCAATGGCTCCTGGGTGGTGCCACCAGAGCCCCGGCCCAGCTTCTTCTCCATCTCCCCCCAGGACTGCCAGTTTGCTTTGGGGGGCCGGGGTCAGAAGCCAGAGCTGCAGGTAAGAGTCAGAGCTGGCAGGGATGTACAGCGGCCATGACTGGGGTACTGAGCTGCAATTCACCTGGCAGATGCTCACTGTGTCGGAGGAGTTGCCGTTTGACAATGTGGATGGTGGCGTGTGGAGGCAAGGCTTCGACATCTCCTACGACCCGCACGACTGGGATGCCGAAGACCTGCAGGTGTTTGTGGTGCCCCACTCTCACAATGACCCAGGTGAGGGCCCTGCAGACTCCTGGGAgctggagtgtggagtgggaTTTCTGATGGCCAATACAAGGGAGGGACGTCGAAGAAGATGGTGGCATCCTCAGGGGACCCTACATTGGCTCCCTAGGCTGGATCAAGACCTTTGACAAGTACTACACAGAGCAGACCCAACACATCCTCAATAGCATGGTGTCTAAGCTGCAGGAGGACCCCCGGCGGCGCTTCCTCTGGGCAGAGGTCTCCTTCTTCGCCAAGTGGTGGGACAACATCAATGCCCAAAAGAGAGCGGCAGTCCGAAGGCCAGTACCAGGCGGGGAGGCATGGGAGGGCATCATCTGAGCCCCAGGCTGGGTGGACGGGTCTTACCTTAAGCTGTGGGTGCCAGGGTGGCAGGGAGAGGCCCAGAGAGCTGTGGAAGAGTTGAGTGatggtggagggagggaaggcaaaAACAGGTAGAGGTTCCGAGATAAACGGGGCCAGGATAACCTGGAGATTGGCTgcaagaaaaggagggaaaatgtGTGTTCTCTTGGTCCTGGGATTTGGAGAACTGGTTCAGTGAGGCCAGTGTACACAGGCCCTGACATTTTCTGGTTGGCAGGACTGGGCAAAGTGTCCTGCACCATCCTGAGTGTGAGTCCTTAACTATAGGCTGGTGGGAAACGGGCAGCTGGAGATTGCGACAGGAGGCTGGGTGATGCCGGATGAGGCCAATTCCCACTACTTTGCATTGATTGACCAGCTCATTGAAGGACACCAGTGGCTGGAGAGAAATCTTGGTAAGTCCAGGCCCAGGCATGGGGGTCTGCCCCCTGGGCTGGGCCCACAGTGATATGGCAGGGGGCTGTGAGGCACAGGGATCGACGGGGTAGTTCCTTTCTAGGCAGATCCAACCATGTGGGCCTGGTGTGATGTCATCTGTCCACTCACTACCAGGACAAGAGCTGGGGTCCCAGCACCTGGGAGGCCGAGAGGCCAGCCCCTGAGGTGTATTCAGGGCCTCTCTGGCTTCCATGCCCTACCCAGGTGCAACGCCCCGCTCTGGCTGGGCAGTGGATCCCTTTGGATACAGCTCCACCATGCCTTACCTGCTGCGCCGTGCCAACCTCACCAGCATGCTGATTCAGAGAGTGCACTATGCCATCAAGAAGCACTTTGCTGCCACCCACAGCCTAGAGTTCATGTGGAGGCAGACATGGGGTAAGGCCAGGTAGGGTAGAGGGGGTCACTGCAGCATAGTCTTCACTGGGGAATAGCAGGGATATCAGAACTAAGACCCCCACTGTTCTTCAGAGCAGACCTGCAGGCACTGGTGTGGACTGCCAGAAATGGTCGCACCCTCTGGTTAGGGGAGGGTCACATTGACCTCTGGCCTCTACAGGGCCTGCTGTCCCAAGGGTTTCAGCGTGCCCTGTGTGCCTGTCCCCTGAAGGAGCCCCTCATGTCTTTCTCCCTGGCCTACGCACTCTCTCCAGCCCTAGGTCCAGTTACAGCCTCACGGTCTTTCAGGGCTGCCTTTAGCCTGAGCAGATCCTTGCCCTCCTGACGTCCAGAGGCTGCCTGCTGGTGACCACGTGGTGTGTCTTCTGCAGACTCGGACTCCAGCACAGACATCTTCTGTCACATGATGCCCTTCTACAGCTATGATGTCCCCCATACCTGCGGCCCGGATCCCAAGATCTGCTGCCAATTTGATTTCAAACGCCTGCCTGGTGGGCGCATCAACTGCCCTTGGAAGGTGCCACCCCGGGCCATCACAGAGGCCAATGTGGCAGAGAGGTATCTGCTTCCAGCCCTTTCACTTCACAGAGGAATCAGGAGGCCTGGCTCTGGTCTGGGCCGTGCCACGTGGAGGGTGGGCTCAGGTGGTGAGTTGAGGCTCGCAGCATCTGCGGCAGCAGCTCCTTACTAAGTCTCCTGAAAAACTGGAATGGCTCTAGCAACGacctttcgcagaatgctttcaTTTTCTCACATGAGTACTTTTTGATGCCCTAACAAACTGCCAGGGCCAGCTGACAACTTAGAGGTGAATGATTCCCAGGTTAGATGTATCTTACAAACTTCAGGCTCATGTGCCTTCATTTAGTGCCAGGGTTCTGACTTGGCCTTAAGTCAACCACGAGAATCCTGTTCAGATCCACATTCAGTCCCACGAGATAGCCTCCAGCCTCTGAGAAAACAGACCTGTCCCTTTTGAGAGAATTTAGGGACCCCTAAAGATATCACTCTTGCTGAAATCAGGCCTGGGGGAAAAGTGTTAGGTAAGAGTTGATCCGAACAACAATTTAGTCAGAACCTTAAGAATACAACAAGTTGGATTGGTTTTTATGTTGCAATGCTCTGATTTCTCCCTGATGTCCAAGAGTTGAAACATGTGACCAAAAGGGAAATAAAGTGGTCTTTTGTTTCCAGAAGTCTAAATGCCAATTCCAGGCAAGAATCTAGGGCTATGAAGGCATGACTTTTCTTAAAGCAGCAGTTGTGATCAGTGATGCTGGCCTAGGTTTATAAGAACAGGCTCTGAAAGGTAACCGTTTTCTCCTTTGAAAGGCTTACTAGACTGATAAGTTAGTGGAAAGTGGTATTTGAGGAATCCTCTCATGAGAATGAAGTAGAAAAGTACAAGCTGGGCCAGCGCCGCTAAGTAGATTAGTTGACTCTTTGGACTGTGATATTTATAACATGCCAGTTAAAGTAGGAAAGGGCTTCTGCTGATGTGCCACAGGGCTGTTTTTCTACTGATTTTGCCAATAATttggatgaaaagaaaataaatgtttgtatatAGTTCccattatgtaccaggcactattctaagtgtttaacaaatattcattcattgattttattttatttatttaattttaattttttttttttttgagatggagtctgtcacccaggctagagtgcggtggtgcgatttcagctcaccgcaacctccgtctcctgggttcaaatgattatcctgcctcagcctcctgagtagctgggattacaggtgtgcgccaccacacccagctaatttttgtatttttagtagagacagggtttcaccatattggccaggctggtcttgaattcctgacctcaggtgatctgcctgccccggtctcccaaagtgctgggattacaggtgtgagccactgcgctcggacCATTCAATCCATTTAAATTCTCATAACATTATATGGGTACCTACTGATGTTATCCTTATTTTGCtagaaatggaggctcagagaggttacttGCCCACGGTCACTCAGGTAGTACTTGTGGAGCTGGTGTGATGTGGCTCCGGGGTCCAGACCCTTAACTTTGGTGCTGCATCGCTAACTGGTGGGCAAAATGAGGCGGGAGTGTCAGAACCAGGATCCCAAAAGATCTCAACAGCCTAGCATAAAAAACAACATGCCAGCTGTCAGAACTGCCCAGAGAACACTGGATTCCCCTGGGGCTGGGATTCACGTGCAGGAGGTGTTCGTTTGAGCTAAACCACTCCTTGATGGATGGGATGTCTTCTAGGGGCTTGCTGGCGGGATGGCTGTGCATGGTGCTCTTTTACTGATGAGACTTCATGTTGGGCCCATGTTTTTTTCCTGCCCCAGGGCAGCCCTGCTCCTGGACCAATACCGGAAGAAGTCCCGGCTCTTCCGAAGCAACGTCCTCCTGGTGCCTCTTGGAGATGACTTCCGATATGACAAGCCCCAGGAGTGGGATGCCCAGTTCTTCAACTACCAGCGGCTCTTTGACTTCTTCAACAGCAGGCCTAACCTCCATGTGCAGGTGTGAGGGGCACTTGGCTGGGGAGGGGGCCTCACAGTGCTGCAGCCCATCCCTTCCTGTGAGACCGTGCCCTGGGTTCCCAACTTGGGCAAGGTGCccccccgtttttttttttttgagacggagtctcgctctggtgcccaggctggagttcagtggtgcgatctcggctcactgccagctccgcctcccaggttcacgccattctcctgcctcagcctcccgagtagctgggactacaggtgcccgccaccacgcccagctaattttttgtagttttagtagagatggggtttcactgcgttagccaggatggtctcgatctcctgacctcgtgatccacccgcctcggcctcccaaagtgctgggattacaggcgtaagccaccgtgcccagccgaaggTGCCCCTTTTATGTCAGAATTAATTCCCAGGCTCCCCTACTTCTGTTAAGTCTAGAATGGCAGGATGTACAGTTCCTGCTTCTGAGGCCAGAGCCCCTGCCTCACCCCCAGCTGCAGCACTGTGGCCACAATTTCCAGGAGGCTCTAGAACTGATGGGAGTGGGTTTTTGGGGTTCCCACAGGCCCAGTTTGGGACTCTTTCTGACTATTTTGATGCCCTGTACAAGAGGACAGGGGTGGAGCCAGGGGCCCGGCCTCCAGGGTTTCCTGTGCTGAGCGGGGATTTCTTCTCCTATGCGGACCGGGAGGATCATTACTGGACAGGCTATTATACTTCCCGGCCCTTCTACAAGAGCTTAGACCGAGTCCTGGAAGCCCACCTgcggtgagaccctgtccccgcTTCCAGGCTGGAGGGGGAGAGTCAGCCTTTGGGGTTTAAGGAGGGGCTGGATCGGCTCAGAAGGGAATAGATAGAcccagaggccagggcaggtagagaaggggtgggaaggaaggaggctgGACTGGCAGAGTGTGGGTGGGCCCTGGCTAGTGGTGCAGGCTGGCAGCTAACTTCTCTCTCTGGGCAGGGGGGCAGAGGTTCTGTACAGCCTGGCTGCAGCTCACGCTCGCCGCTCTGGCCTGGCTGGCCGGTACCCACTGTCTGACTTCACCCTCCTGACGGAAGCTCGGCGCACGCTGGGGCTCTTCCAGCATCACGATGCCATCACTGGCACGGCCAAGGAGGCTGTGGTGGTGGACTATGGGGTCAGGTGGGAGCCTTCTCTTTTTCATTGTCAGCTCCCCTGCTCACTGTCCCAAAGAAAGGACACTGGGTGGTCAGGGGGTAGGCCGGCCTAGGGCTTGTCCTGCTGACAAGGCAGACAGCTTGCCTATGGtcatcttctctccttccctctcctgcgCCACCCACAGGCTTCTGCGCTCCCTTGTCAACCTGAAGCAGGTCATCATTCATGCAGCCCACTATCTGGTGCTGGGGGACAAGGAGACCTACCACTTTGACCCTGAGGCGCCCTTCCTCCAAGTGGTGAGCCCCTCCTGGGTCTGCATGGGGACCCTCTGGTGTGTGCAGGTCCCATCCCAAGAGCTGCTGGATGGGGGTGCtgctcctctttttccttccccaTCCAGATGAGTTCTGTGCCCAGTGCAGCTGCTGGTCCACATCCGGGACAGGCggggtgggaggaggctgagCCCATAATGGTTCTTCCCTTCCGGCCCACTGAATTCCAGGATGACACTCGTTTAAGTCACGATGCCCTCCCAGAGCGCACGGTGATCCAGCTGGATTCCTCACCCAGGTAACCTGGACTACGCCAGGTGCAGAGAGGCAGAGCCATTCCCTGGCTCTCAGGCCCCTCTGCCTTGGCATGTGCTGAACCAGTGCAGGGCGCTTGCCCTGGCCAGAAGCAGCGGCCTCCTGGGTCAGCCCACCTTCTACGCACAGGTTTGTGGTGCTATTCAACCCGCTGGAACAGGAGCGATTCAGCATGGTGTCCCTGCTGGTCAACTCGCCCCGCCTGCGCGTCCTTTCAGAGGAGGGTCAGCCCCTGGCTGTGCAGATCAGCGCACACTGGAGCTCTGCCACCGAGGCGGTCCCTGATGTCTACCAGGTGAGGTGCGGGCTCATCAGGTGGGCCTGGCCCTCTGCCCATCGTGGGCCCCTCCCCGCCCGGCGATGCCAACCTCACACCCTCCTGCTTGTGGCCCTGCTACTCTCCAGGCTGAGGACAGGTGTCCTGGGGAGGGGGTTGTCCAGAGGACAGGCACTCTTGGGATTTGAGTGTGTCCTTGAATAGAAGGGGAAGGTTGGTATGGTAATACTAATGGTAAAAATAGCAGTTATAATGCCCCATCATTcagtcattcag
This window of the Nomascus leucogenys isolate Asia chromosome 6, Asia_NLE_v1, whole genome shotgun sequence genome carries:
- the MAN2A2 gene encoding alpha-mannosidase 2x isoform X3; amino-acid sequence: MRCTNRRQHPFAERRTDRNLRLPGPEPGEAAENAPGYAAAETEEGVSTTARLCAYSSRIPKKFSRASLLRFRARQARPGLVRLRTAAQRSGAREASGWDRGGQSSCQLCWAHAGRGGRRGCPRPARCWARRPQRLADPRGAGAAERAGGPGPSGSAAAARGAGGYGWAGARLRLRRCLRAGRRPRARESRQLGRLGPERRGGRALTVCVEASMKLKKQVTVCGAAIFCVAVFSLYLMLDRVQHDPTRHQNGGNFPRSQISVLQNRIEQLEQLLEENHEIISHIKDSVLELTANAEGPPAMLPYYTVNGSWVVPPEPRPSFFSISPQDCQFALGGRGQKPELQMLTVSEELPFDNVDGGVWRQGFDISYDPHDWDAEDLQVFVVPHSHNDPGWIKTFDKYYTEQTQHILNSMVSKLQEDPRRRFLWAEVSFFAKWWDNINAQKRAAVRRLVGNGQLEIATGGWVMPDEANSHYFALIDQLIEGHQWLERNLGATPRSGWAVDPFGYSSTMPYLLRRANLTSMLIQRVHYAIKKHFAATHSLEFMWRQTWDSDSSTDIFCHMMPFYSYDVPHTCGPDPKICCQFDFKRLPGGRINCPWKVPPRAITEANVAERAALLLDQYRKKSRLFRSNVLLVPLGDDFRYDKPQEWDAQFFNYQRLFDFFNSRPNLHVQAQFGTLSDYFDALYKRTGVEPGARPPGFPVLSGDFFSYADREDHYWTGYYTSRPFYKSLDRVLEAHLRGAEVLYSLAAAHARRSGLAGRYPLSDFTLLTEARRTLGLFQHHDAITGTAKEAVVVDYGVRLLRSLVNLKQVIIHAAHYLVLGDKETYHFDPEAPFLQVDDTRLSHDALPERTVIQLDSSPRFVVLFNPLEQERFSMVSLLVNSPRLRVLSEEGQPLAVQISAHWSSATEAVPDVYQVSVPVRLPALGLGVLQLQLGLDGHRTLPSSVRVYLHGRQLSVSRHEAFPLRVIDSGTSDFALSNRYMQVWFSGLTGLLKSIRRVDEEQEQQVDMQVFVYGTRTSKDKSGAYLFLPDGEAKPYVPKEPPVLRVTEGPFFSEVVAYYEHIHQAVRLYNLPGVEGLSLDISSLVDIRDYVNKELALRIHTDIDSQGIFFTDLNGFQVQPRRYLKKLPLQANFYPMPVMAYIQDAQKRLTLHTAQALGVSSLKDGQLEVILDRRLMQDDNRGLGQGLKDNKRTCNRFRLLLERRTVGSEVQDSHSTSYPSLLSHLTSMYLNTPVLALPVARTQLPGPGLRSFHPLASSLPCDFHLLNLRMLQAEEDTLPSAETALILHRKGFDCGLEAKNLGFNCTTSQGKVALGSLFHGLDVVFLQPTSLTLLYPLASPSNSTDVYLEPMEIATFRLRLG
- the MAN2A2 gene encoding alpha-mannosidase 2x isoform X4, producing MKLKKQVTVCGAAIFCVAVFSLYLMLDRVQHDPTRHQNGGNFPRSQISVLQNRIEQLEQLLEENHEIISHIKDSVLELTANAEGPPAMLPYYTVNGSWVVPPEPRPSFFSISPQDCQFALGGRGQKPELQMLTVSEELPFDNVDGGVWRQGFDISYDPHDWDAEDLQVFVVPHSHNDPGWIKTFDKYYTEQTQHILNSMVSKLQEDPRRRFLWAEVSFFAKWWDNINAQKRAAVRRLVGNGQLEIATGGWVMPDEANSHYFALIDQLIEGHQWLERNLGATPRSGWAVDPFGYSSTMPYLLRRANLTSMLIQRVHYAIKKHFAATHSLEFMWRQTWDSDSSTDIFCHMMPFYSYDVPHTCGPDPKICCQFDFKRLPGGRINCPWKVPPRAITEANVAERAALLLDQYRKKSRLFRSNVLLVPLGDDFRYDKPQEWDAQFFNYQRLFDFFNSRPNLHVQAQFGTLSDYFDALYKRTGVEPGARPPGFPVLSGDFFSYADREDHYWTGYYTSRPFYKSLDRVLEAHLRGAEVLYSLAAAHARRSGLAGRYPLSDFTLLTEARRTLGLFQHHDAITGTAKEAVVVDYGVRLLRSLVNLKQVIIHAAHYLVLGDKETYHFDPEAPFLQVDDTRLSHDALPERTVIQLDSSPRFVVLFNPLEQERFSMVSLLVNSPRLRVLSEEGQPLAVQISAHWSSATEAVPDVYQVSVPVRLPALGLGVLQLQLGLDGHRTLPSSVRVYLHGRQLSVSRHEAFPLRVIDSGTSDFALSNRYMQVWFSGLTGLLKSIRRVDEEQEQQVDMQVFVYGTRTSKDKSGAYLFLPDGEAKPYVPKEPPVLRVTEGPFFSEVVAYYEHIHQAVRLYNLPGVEGLSLDISSLVDIRDYVNKELALRIHTDIDSQGIFFTDLNGFQVQPRRYLKKLPLQANFYPMPVMAYIQDAQKRLTLHTAQALGVSSLKDGQLEVILDRRLMQDDNRGLGQGLKDNKRTCNRFRLLLERRTVGSEPDFFSKLAAMFRGLIFHSSRSGNREVQDSHSTSYPSLLSHLTSMYLNTPVLALPVARTQLPGPGLRSFHPLASSLPCDFHLLNLRMLQAEEDTLPSAETALILHRKGFDCGLEAKNLGFNCTTSQGKVALGSLFHGLDVVFLQPTSLTLLYPLASPSNSTDVYLEPMEIATFRLRLG
- the MAN2A2 gene encoding alpha-mannosidase 2x isoform X2 — translated: MRCTNRRQHPFAERRTDRNLRLPGPEPGEAAENAPGYAAAETEEGVSTTARLCAYSSRIPKKFSRASLLRFRARQARPGLVRLRTAAQRSGAREASGWDRGGQSSCQLCWAHAGRGGRRGCPRPARCWARRPQRLADPRGAGAAERAGGPGPSGSAAAARGAGGYGWAGARLRLRRCLRAGRRPRARESRQLGRLGPERRGGRALTVCVEASMKLKKQVTVCGAAIFCVAVFSLYLMLDRVQHDPTRHQNGGNFPRNRIEQLEQLLEENHEIISHIKDSVLELTANAEGPPAMLPYYTVNGSWVVPPEPRPSFFSISPQDCQFALGGRGQKPELQMLTVSEELPFDNVDGGVWRQGFDISYDPHDWDAEDLQVFVVPHSHNDPGWIKTFDKYYTEQTQHILNSMVSKLQEDPRRRFLWAEVSFFAKWWDNINAQKRAAVRRLVGNGQLEIATGGWVMPDEANSHYFALIDQLIEGHQWLERNLGATPRSGWAVDPFGYSSTMPYLLRRANLTSMLIQRVHYAIKKHFAATHSLEFMWRQTWDSDSSTDIFCHMMPFYSYDVPHTCGPDPKICCQFDFKRLPGGRINCPWKVPPRAITEANVAERAALLLDQYRKKSRLFRSNVLLVPLGDDFRYDKPQEWDAQFFNYQRLFDFFNSRPNLHVQAQFGTLSDYFDALYKRTGVEPGARPPGFPVLSGDFFSYADREDHYWTGYYTSRPFYKSLDRVLEAHLRGAEVLYSLAAAHARRSGLAGRYPLSDFTLLTEARRTLGLFQHHDAITGTAKEAVVVDYGVRLLRSLVNLKQVIIHAAHYLVLGDKETYHFDPEAPFLQVDDTRLSHDALPERTVIQLDSSPRFVVLFNPLEQERFSMVSLLVNSPRLRVLSEEGQPLAVQISAHWSSATEAVPDVYQVSVPVRLPALGLGVLQLQLGLDGHRTLPSSVRVYLHGRQLSVSRHEAFPLRVIDSGTSDFALSNRYMQVWFSGLTGLLKSIRRVDEEQEQQVDMQVFVYGTRTSKDKSGAYLFLPDGEAKPYVPKEPPVLRVTEGPFFSEVVAYYEHIHQAVRLYNLPGVEGLSLDISSLVDIRDYVNKELALRIHTDIDSQGIFFTDLNGFQVQPRRYLKKLPLQANFYPMPVMAYIQDAQKRLTLHTAQALGVSSLKDGQLEVILDRRLMQDDNRGLGQGLKDNKRTCNRFRLLLERRTVGSEPDFFSKLAAMFRGLIFHSSRSGNREVQDSHSTSYPSLLSHLTSMYLNTPVLALPVARTQLPGPGLRSFHPLASSLPCDFHLLNLRMLQAEEDTLPSAETALILHRKGFDCGLEAKNLGFNCTTSQGKVALGSLFHGLDVVFLQPTSLTLLYPLASPSNSTDVYLEPMEIATFRLRLG
- the MAN2A2 gene encoding alpha-mannosidase 2x isoform X1, which gives rise to MRCTNRRQHPFAERRTDRNLRLPGPEPGEAAENAPGYAAAETEEGVSTTARLCAYSSRIPKKFSRASLLRFRARQARPGLVRLRTAAQRSGAREASGWDRGGQSSCQLCWAHAGRGGRRGCPRPARCWARRPQRLADPRGAGAAERAGGPGPSGSAAAARGAGGYGWAGARLRLRRCLRAGRRPRARESRQLGRLGPERRGGRALTVCVEASMKLKKQVTVCGAAIFCVAVFSLYLMLDRVQHDPTRHQNGGNFPRSQISVLQNRIEQLEQLLEENHEIISHIKDSVLELTANAEGPPAMLPYYTVNGSWVVPPEPRPSFFSISPQDCQFALGGRGQKPELQMLTVSEELPFDNVDGGVWRQGFDISYDPHDWDAEDLQVFVVPHSHNDPGWIKTFDKYYTEQTQHILNSMVSKLQEDPRRRFLWAEVSFFAKWWDNINAQKRAAVRRLVGNGQLEIATGGWVMPDEANSHYFALIDQLIEGHQWLERNLGATPRSGWAVDPFGYSSTMPYLLRRANLTSMLIQRVHYAIKKHFAATHSLEFMWRQTWDSDSSTDIFCHMMPFYSYDVPHTCGPDPKICCQFDFKRLPGGRINCPWKVPPRAITEANVAERAALLLDQYRKKSRLFRSNVLLVPLGDDFRYDKPQEWDAQFFNYQRLFDFFNSRPNLHVQAQFGTLSDYFDALYKRTGVEPGARPPGFPVLSGDFFSYADREDHYWTGYYTSRPFYKSLDRVLEAHLRGAEVLYSLAAAHARRSGLAGRYPLSDFTLLTEARRTLGLFQHHDAITGTAKEAVVVDYGVRLLRSLVNLKQVIIHAAHYLVLGDKETYHFDPEAPFLQVDDTRLSHDALPERTVIQLDSSPRFVVLFNPLEQERFSMVSLLVNSPRLRVLSEEGQPLAVQISAHWSSATEAVPDVYQVSVPVRLPALGLGVLQLQLGLDGHRTLPSSVRVYLHGRQLSVSRHEAFPLRVIDSGTSDFALSNRYMQVWFSGLTGLLKSIRRVDEEQEQQVDMQVFVYGTRTSKDKSGAYLFLPDGEAKPYVPKEPPVLRVTEGPFFSEVVAYYEHIHQAVRLYNLPGVEGLSLDISSLVDIRDYVNKELALRIHTDIDSQGIFFTDLNGFQVQPRRYLKKLPLQANFYPMPVMAYIQDAQKRLTLHTAQALGVSSLKDGQLEVILDRRLMQDDNRGLGQGLKDNKRTCNRFRLLLERRTVGSEPDFFSKLAAMFRGLIFHSSRSGNREVQDSHSTSYPSLLSHLTSMYLNTPVLALPVARTQLPGPGLRSFHPLASSLPCDFHLLNLRMLQAEEDTLPSAETALILHRKGFDCGLEAKNLGFNCTTSQGKVALGSLFHGLDVVFLQPTSLTLLYPLASPSNSTDVYLEPMEIATFRLRLG